One Flexivirga aerilata DNA segment encodes these proteins:
- a CDS encoding beta-glucosidase, which yields MTQAPWRDPSRSLDERVESLLAELSTEEKVAQLGSFWERPADPDAEGDVAPMQSAFDEGRRTLAEAASNGLGHLTRPYGSAPVDPVQGAQLLRAAQEFVADNNRLGIPAIAHDECLTGFTMLGATCYPAAIAWGASFEPALVHEMARRIGADMHALGVHQGLSPVLDVVRDYRWGRVEETMGEDPYVVGTLGTAYVQGLQESGVIATLKHFAGYSASRAGRNHAPVSIGRRELEDVILVPFEMAVRLGRAGSVMNSYSDVDGEPPAASYRMLTEILRDRWGFDGTVVSDYWAVTFLDTMHRVAASHADAGEQALAAGLDVELPETSCFTDLADAVLAGRVDPEVLDTAVRRVLRQKVQLGLVDDGWSPAPDAQASAAIEVDSDDNRAHARRMAERSIVLVRNESGLLPLGSSARRIGLIGPSAVQPRTYLGCYTFPNHVLSRYAEHGAGIALQTVLDALREELPEAEVEHAGGVDFTDPDTSGIAEALDLVTRSDLVVLTVGDLAGLFGRGTSGEGCDVVDLALPGAQPQLVSAVLDAAAERGVPVVLVLITGRPYAVGEYVDRCSAIVQAFMPGEEGGAAIAGVLSGRVNPSGKLPVGLPALRGGQPGTYLGPLLATANDGVSNLDPRPAFAFGHGLSYTTFDVVDLTLSSDTIAADGELEVGVTVRNTGDRPGAEVVQLYLSDPVAQVVRPVRLLAGFAKVDLEPDTEARVTFHLHADRLSFTGRDGRRVVEPGDVDVAVGTSSDDLPLVESFRVEGPLRVVPEGRQLDTPVAVSEAKSMMRVRN from the coding sequence ATGACGCAGGCCCCGTGGCGCGACCCCTCGCGCTCACTCGACGAGCGCGTCGAGTCGCTGCTCGCCGAGCTCAGCACGGAGGAGAAGGTCGCCCAGCTCGGCTCGTTCTGGGAGCGGCCCGCCGACCCCGACGCCGAGGGTGACGTCGCACCGATGCAGTCGGCCTTCGACGAAGGCCGGCGGACCCTGGCGGAGGCCGCGTCGAACGGTCTCGGGCACCTCACCCGGCCGTACGGATCGGCACCGGTCGATCCCGTGCAAGGGGCCCAATTGCTCCGTGCCGCACAGGAATTCGTGGCGGACAACAACCGGCTCGGCATCCCGGCGATCGCACACGACGAGTGCCTCACCGGCTTCACGATGCTCGGGGCGACCTGCTATCCGGCTGCCATCGCGTGGGGTGCGTCGTTCGAGCCGGCGCTGGTGCACGAGATGGCGCGGCGGATCGGCGCCGACATGCACGCGCTCGGGGTGCACCAGGGCTTGTCGCCGGTGCTGGACGTGGTGCGGGACTACCGCTGGGGCCGGGTCGAGGAGACGATGGGGGAGGACCCCTACGTCGTCGGGACGCTCGGGACCGCCTACGTGCAGGGGCTGCAGGAGTCCGGGGTGATCGCCACGCTCAAGCACTTCGCCGGCTACTCGGCCTCCCGTGCCGGGCGCAATCATGCGCCGGTGTCGATCGGGCGCCGGGAGTTGGAGGACGTGATTCTCGTGCCGTTCGAGATGGCCGTGCGGCTGGGCCGGGCCGGGTCGGTGATGAACTCCTACTCCGACGTGGACGGCGAGCCACCGGCGGCGTCATACCGGATGTTGACCGAAATCCTCAGGGATCGTTGGGGATTCGACGGCACGGTCGTCTCCGACTACTGGGCGGTGACCTTCCTCGACACCATGCACCGGGTCGCCGCATCCCATGCCGACGCCGGAGAGCAGGCGCTGGCCGCGGGGCTCGACGTGGAGCTGCCGGAGACAAGCTGCTTCACCGATCTGGCCGACGCCGTCCTCGCGGGCCGCGTCGACCCGGAAGTGCTGGACACCGCGGTGCGGCGCGTGCTGCGCCAGAAGGTGCAGCTGGGGCTGGTGGACGACGGCTGGTCACCCGCGCCCGACGCTCAGGCATCGGCAGCGATCGAGGTCGACAGCGACGACAATCGCGCCCATGCTCGTCGTATGGCGGAACGCTCGATCGTGCTGGTGCGCAACGAGTCCGGCCTGCTCCCGCTCGGCTCCAGTGCACGCCGGATCGGCCTCATCGGACCGTCCGCGGTGCAACCGCGCACCTACCTCGGGTGCTACACCTTCCCCAACCACGTGCTGTCCCGCTACGCCGAACACGGTGCCGGCATCGCACTGCAGACCGTGCTCGACGCTCTCCGGGAGGAGCTGCCGGAGGCGGAGGTCGAGCACGCCGGCGGCGTCGACTTCACCGACCCCGACACGTCAGGCATCGCCGAGGCGCTCGATCTCGTGACCCGCAGCGACCTCGTGGTGCTGACCGTGGGCGACCTGGCGGGCCTCTTCGGCCGGGGCACCTCGGGCGAAGGCTGCGACGTGGTCGATCTCGCGCTGCCGGGTGCCCAGCCGCAGCTGGTCTCTGCCGTGCTCGACGCGGCCGCAGAGCGTGGCGTTCCCGTGGTGCTGGTGCTGATCACCGGAAGGCCTTATGCCGTAGGCGAATACGTCGATCGGTGCTCGGCCATCGTCCAGGCGTTCATGCCCGGCGAGGAAGGCGGCGCGGCGATCGCCGGCGTGCTGAGCGGCCGGGTCAACCCGAGCGGGAAACTGCCCGTCGGCCTGCCGGCGCTCCGCGGCGGCCAGCCCGGCACCTATCTCGGGCCGCTACTCGCGACCGCGAACGACGGCGTCTCCAACCTCGACCCGCGTCCCGCCTTCGCCTTCGGGCACGGCCTCAGCTACACCACGTTCGACGTCGTCGACCTGACCCTGTCCAGCGACACCATCGCAGCCGACGGCGAGCTCGAGGTCGGCGTGACGGTGCGCAACACCGGCGACCGGCCCGGCGCCGAGGTGGTGCAGCTCTACCTGTCCGACCCGGTCGCACAGGTCGTCCGTCCCGTGCGCCTGCTCGCCGGTTTTGCGAAGGTCGACCTCGAGCCGGACACCGAGGCTCGCGTGACCTTCCACCTGCACGCCGACCGGCTCTCCTTCACCGGCCGTGACGGTC
- a CDS encoding carbohydrate ABC transporter permease, producing MTRDVVNRRPNLPGGLLGFLWLILTIGPIYYVVITSLKSQSDYYDSNALGLPTNPTLRAYRTVLQNDFLRYFLNSLVVAVVTVAVVVAISLMASYVIVRRVSAVARLSQRIFLLGIAIPIQATIVPVYYLIVQLGLYDTLPALILPGIAFAIPITVLILVNYLRDIPVELYDSMQADGASDWRTFVSLVIPLSRPAIVTVAIYDALNCWNGFLFPLILTQSENVRTLPLSLWSYQGEFSSDTPPCWPQWCSPACRSSRHTSSAAASWWPASPPDSASDPKSVTNVP from the coding sequence ATGACCCGCGACGTGGTGAACCGCCGACCCAACCTGCCCGGTGGCCTGCTGGGCTTCCTCTGGCTGATCCTCACCATCGGCCCGATCTACTACGTGGTGATCACCAGCCTGAAGTCGCAGAGCGACTACTACGACTCCAATGCGCTCGGTCTGCCGACCAATCCGACGTTGCGGGCCTACCGCACCGTGCTGCAGAACGACTTCCTGCGCTACTTCCTCAACAGTCTCGTCGTCGCCGTCGTGACCGTGGCGGTGGTGGTCGCGATCTCACTCATGGCCAGCTACGTGATCGTCCGCCGAGTGTCCGCCGTGGCACGTCTGTCGCAGCGAATCTTCTTGCTGGGCATAGCGATTCCGATCCAGGCGACGATCGTGCCGGTCTACTACCTGATCGTGCAGCTCGGTCTCTACGACACGTTGCCGGCGCTGATCCTGCCCGGCATCGCGTTCGCCATCCCGATCACCGTCCTGATCCTCGTCAACTACCTGCGGGACATCCCGGTCGAGCTCTACGACTCGATGCAGGCCGACGGGGCGAGCGACTGGCGCACCTTCGTCAGCCTCGTCATCCCGCTGTCGCGGCCGGCGATCGTGACAGTGGCGATCTACGACGCCCTCAACTGCTGGAACGGCTTCCTCTTCCCGCTGATCCTCACCCAGAGCGAGAACGTGCGCACCCTGCCGCTGTCGCTGTGGAGCTACCAGGGCGAGTTCAGCTCCGACACCCCGCCGTGCTGGCCGCAGTGGTGCTCTCCTGCCTGCCGATCCTCGCGGCATACATCGTCGGCCGCCGCCAGCTGGTGGCCGGCCTCACCGCCGGATTCGGCAAGTGACCCAAAGTCCGTGACCAACGTTCCATGA